The following proteins are co-located in the Candidatus Thermoplasmatota archaeon genome:
- a CDS encoding PKD domain-containing protein — protein MSDDKMKKDILVIATIGILLASCFVITPLAEPEQHAPPIGTILYVGGIGSGNYSSIQDAIDNASDGYTIYVYSGIYYENIVIYKSINLTGENIKTTIIYGNGIDDVIKVTADYVNISGFTIRQPGPINSVLKYCYPQTSLQYFDITASSLDNFNVRFSPESFCKLEECSLMLYIEDESWINTTEGIEVIVWDDDGFGYPDNELARVQVPASQINLYPNYTYVDLSYLNLVFNGDFHIGYSMVNQAEDYYAILFDDVNHSESRSSVYYDGAWYNLSDIIYENNNFNITAYITYSGVGVNLSQTNNSVLKNNIITKCNQGVVSYGYLSSESKYQTNLIYHNNFVDNTQNAYDSTTNNWDNGTQGNYWDDYIGEDNDGDGIGDTPYSISGGGNQDHYPLMYPLGESGIDIKIKLELPANGSTGVNINQSTVSAYISALAYHTSGNETSAALIPFNWTIEGQYVSPNGTNKDTAGRKTANLTTPLPYSTEIIWYVNVTAGGVQRNEVFRFTTQEPPNQPPVANFTSIVRDLTLFFNASPSSDNDGTITAYDWDFGDNTTGTGKLTNHTYATDGTYNVTLTVTDDDGATDSVTKEIVVINNPPVANFSYAIVGGTTHVRFDASASYDKNGTIVSYFWEFGDGTNATDTDPFIDHTYPRDNAIYKINLTVTDSAGLTNTTSELVTFPDMKGPTIKIDQPIRGLYIKDKLIRKFLIRPALIIGDITIKINASDSGSGIKYVELWIGKELKINSTTGQFNYTWHRDRLRLIHLFRIKVVAYDNEGNSATKTMIVRKYL, from the coding sequence CAATTGGCACAATTTTGTATGTTGGTGGAATTGGTTCTGGTAACTACTCTAGCATCCAAGATGCTATAGATAATGCATCCGATGGTTATACAATCTATGTGTATAGTGGAATCTATTATGAAAACATTGTTATATATAAGTCAATTAATTTAACTGGAGAAAACATTAAAACAACCATAATTTATGGTAATGGTATTGATGACGTAATAAAAGTCACAGCTGATTATGTAAATATTAGTGGATTTACCATTAGACAGCCAGGTCCAATAAATTCAGTTCTTAAATACTGTTATCCTCAAACATCTCTTCAATACTTTGATATCACTGCATCTTCTTTGGATAATTTTAATGTTCGCTTTAGTCCAGAAAGTTTTTGTAAACTTGAAGAATGTTCTCTTATGCTCTATATAGAAGATGAAAGTTGGATTAATACCACAGAGGGTATAGAAGTTATAGTTTGGGATGATGATGGTTTTGGTTATCCTGATAATGAGCTTGCTAGAGTTCAAGTTCCCGCGTCGCAGATTAACTTGTATCCAAATTATACATACGTTGATCTTTCATATTTAAACCTTGTTTTTAATGGTGATTTTCATATTGGTTACAGTATGGTTAATCAAGCCGAAGATTACTATGCTATACTTTTTGATGATGTTAATCACAGTGAAAGTCGTAGTTCAGTATACTATGATGGGGCATGGTATAATCTTTCAGACATTATTTACGAAAATAACAATTTTAATATAACAGCGTACATAACTTATAGTGGAGTCGGTGTTAACCTAAGTCAGACAAACAACTCTGTTTTAAAAAATAATATAATTACCAAATGTAACCAAGGTGTTGTTTCATATGGTTATCTTTCTAGTGAATCCAAGTATCAAACTAATCTGATTTATCATAATAATTTTGTAGATAATACACAAAATGCTTACGATAGTACTACCAACAATTGGGATAATGGAACCCAGGGTAACTACTGGGATGATTACATAGGTGAAGATAACGATGGTGATGGCATTGGTGATACACCATATAGTATATCTGGTGGTGGTAATCAGGATCATTATCCATTGATGTATCCATTGGGTGAAAGTGGTATAGATATAAAAATAAAACTAGAACTACCTGCAAATGGTTCTACAGGTGTTAATATTAATCAATCCACAGTTAGTGCTTATATCAGTGCTTTGGCATATCATACATCAGGGAATGAGACCTCAGCTGCTTTAATTCCATTTAACTGGACTATAGAAGGCCAATATGTTAGTCCTAATGGTACAAACAAAGATACTGCTGGTAGAAAAACAGCTAATTTAACTACACCGCTTCCATATTCAACTGAAATCATTTGGTATGTTAACGTCACAGCAGGCGGTGTTCAAAGAAATGAAGTATTCAGATTTACAACCCAAGAGCCACCAAATCAACCACCTGTTGCAAACTTTACTTCTATAGTTAGAGATCTAACGTTGTTTTTTAATGCATCTCCATCAAGTGATAACGATGGAACAATAACTGCTTATGATTGGGATTTTGGTGATAATACAACTGGTACAGGAAAACTGACAAACCATACTTATGCAACCGATGGAACATACAATGTCACTCTTACAGTAACTGATGATGACGGAGCAACCGATAGTGTAACTAAAGAAATCGTAGTTATTAATAATCCACCTGTTGCAAATTTCTCATATGCAATAGTGGGTGGTACTACACATGTGCGTTTTGATGCATCAGCTTCTTATGATAAAAATGGAACTATTGTCAGTTATTTCTGGGAGTTTGGTGATGGTACAAATGCTACAGATACAGACCCATTTATTGATCATACTTATCCCAGGGATAATGCAATATATAAAATAAATTTAACAGTTACAGACAGCGCTGGGTTAACAAATACAACTTCAGAACTTGTGACATTTCCAGATATGAAAGGTCCAACGATAAAAATAGACCAGCCAATAAGAGGGCTTTATATAAAAGATAAACTTATAAGAAAATTCTTAATACGCCCGGCTTTGATCATCGGTGACATAACAATCAAGATTAATGCATCTGATAGTGGTTCAGGAATAAAATATGTGGAGCTATGGATTGGTAAAGAACTAAAAATAAATAGCACTACTGGGCAGTTCAACTACACATGGCATAGGGATAGGCTGAGACTAATACATCTATTCAGAATAAAAGTTGTTGCATATGACAATGAAGGTAATAGTGCAACTAAGACGATGATCGTCAGAAAATATCTATAA
- a CDS encoding PKD domain-containing protein codes for MRKNIITMSITGMLLLSSFITVSAASGDYIIEITIGNITPVNGSIEIPIDQKNVSVYVEAEKIYSESIFPEYVNFLWEIGGKNITKSNGENHDGYGTIVANISGPLYTNTNITWYVNVTVIDEDVIYYRNETFWFVTYNELPVADFSNTTHGLKVDFDGTLSYDVDGAIVNYTWYFGDGSEGYGNKTQHIFGYNGTYFVSLNVTDDGGKSDNKTVPVTVKGVTDTIPPTIQIIQPERAFYMGNKKIRRFFFRIAFVIGSITVEVNASDSGSGVSKVEFYINNKLVNTSYKPNEDGLYTYKWTKDRIRLIHLFKISVVAYDRYNNTASDSILVKKIL; via the coding sequence ATGAGAAAAAACATAATTACAATGTCAATAACAGGCATGCTTTTACTGTCAAGTTTCATAACAGTATCAGCTGCTTCTGGAGATTACATAATAGAAATAACAATAGGGAATATTACGCCAGTGAATGGGAGCATAGAAATTCCTATAGATCAAAAAAATGTGAGTGTTTATGTTGAAGCAGAAAAGATTTATTCTGAGTCAATATTCCCAGAATATGTAAATTTTTTATGGGAAATCGGTGGCAAAAATATTACAAAAAGTAACGGGGAAAACCATGATGGCTATGGCACAATAGTTGCTAATATCAGCGGACCTTTGTACACAAATACAAATATAACGTGGTATGTAAACGTGACTGTTATAGACGAGGATGTAATTTATTATAGAAATGAGACGTTTTGGTTTGTTACTTACAATGAGTTACCAGTTGCAGACTTTTCAAACACAACACATGGTTTGAAAGTTGATTTTGATGGTACACTATCTTATGATGTTGATGGAGCAATAGTAAACTACACTTGGTATTTTGGTGATGGATCAGAAGGCTATGGTAATAAGACTCAACATATATTTGGTTATAATGGAACCTATTTTGTTAGCCTCAATGTAACAGATGATGGTGGCAAATCAGATAACAAAACCGTACCTGTAACTGTTAAGGGTGTTACTGATACTATCCCGCCAACTATCCAGATAATACAACCAGAGCGTGCATTCTACATGGGAAACAAGAAAATAAGGCGATTTTTCTTCCGTATAGCTTTTGTCATTGGTAGTATAACAGTTGAGGTTAACGCATCTGATAGCGGGTCAGGAGTATCAAAGGTAGAATTCTATATCAATAATAAGTTAGTAAACACGAGTTATAAGCCAAACGAAGATGGGTTGTACACCTACAAATGGACAAAAGACAGAATACGGCTGATCCATCTGTTCAAAATAAGCGTTGTTGCATATGATAGATACAATAATACTGCATCTGATAGTATATTAGTAAAAAAAATCCTATAA
- a CDS encoding tautomerase family protein: MPIVTIETWPLPKERKPELIKKITDVFTGFGIPAQAVTVVIHETQLENWGSGGEQHSVKFKDMKK; encoded by the coding sequence ATGCCTATAGTAACAATAGAGACATGGCCGCTACCAAAAGAACGTAAACCTGAGCTTATAAAAAAGATCACAGATGTTTTCACAGGTTTTGGTATACCAGCTCAGGCTGTGACTGTAGTTATACATGAAACACAGCTGGAGAATTGGGGTAGCGGTGGAGAGCAACACTCAGTAAAATTTAAGGATATGAAAAAATAA